The Microbacterium horticulturae genome has a window encoding:
- a CDS encoding alpha/beta fold hydrolase produces the protein MDVILVPGLWLDASSWDGVVPALERAGHTPHALTMPGVGEPVSAAAHVGFEDWVATVVAEIDKCDSLVAIVGHSGGGNVAWAAADARPEHVSQVIFVDSVPPASGFGISEFPALDGVVPFPGWDYFDGADIADLDDEMRDAVSLRSVPMRVPTDAVELSNPARRDIPVTLLSGRQDEIALRNELARWAPWEDELTGIRDVEVVHLDTGHWPQLSEPEALAVAIVRSLERARPDEAVSEVQGRILPD, from the coding sequence ATGGACGTCATCCTGGTCCCCGGACTCTGGCTGGACGCATCATCCTGGGACGGCGTGGTCCCCGCCCTCGAACGCGCGGGACACACGCCTCATGCCCTCACCATGCCCGGCGTGGGTGAGCCGGTCTCTGCCGCGGCGCACGTCGGCTTCGAGGACTGGGTCGCCACCGTGGTCGCCGAGATCGACAAGTGCGACTCGCTTGTGGCCATCGTCGGCCACTCGGGTGGCGGAAATGTCGCCTGGGCGGCCGCCGATGCGCGCCCCGAGCATGTGTCGCAGGTGATCTTCGTCGACAGCGTGCCCCCGGCATCCGGATTCGGCATCTCGGAGTTCCCCGCGCTCGACGGCGTCGTCCCGTTCCCGGGCTGGGACTACTTCGACGGCGCCGACATCGCCGATCTCGACGATGAGATGCGGGATGCCGTGAGTCTCCGCTCCGTCCCGATGCGGGTGCCCACCGACGCTGTCGAGCTGAGTAACCCGGCGCGGCGCGACATCCCGGTCACGCTCTTGTCGGGGCGGCAGGACGAGATCGCACTGCGAAATGAATTGGCGCGCTGGGCGCCCTGGGAGGACGAGTTGACGGGGATCCGCGATGTCGAGGTCGTGCATCTCGACACCGGGCATTGGCCGCAGCTGTCGGAGCCCGAAGCGCTCGCTGTCGCCATCGTCCGGTCCCTGGAGCGAGCCCGTCCGGATGAGGCGGTGTCGGAGGTTCAAGGTAGGATTCTCCCGGATTGA
- the serB gene encoding phosphoserine phosphatase SerB, producing MSARLLVVLDADSTLIRNEVIELIADEVGRGAEVAAATEAAMRGEVDFAASLRSRAEALAGVPVSAFERVLARIEPTPGVTELIDAVHARGGVVGVVSGGFHEILDALAPRLGVDVWRANRLEVDGGVLSGRVDGTIVDAAGKAAALREWAADHDVPMSCTLAIGDGANDLQMMAAAALGLAFNAKPAVRAQADLVVGPVDLSQVVPLLPSPAR from the coding sequence GTGTCTGCGCGTCTTCTCGTCGTCCTCGATGCCGATTCCACCCTCATCCGCAATGAGGTGATCGAGCTCATCGCCGATGAAGTCGGCCGTGGTGCCGAGGTGGCCGCGGCGACCGAGGCCGCGATGCGCGGCGAGGTCGACTTCGCGGCGAGCCTGCGCTCGCGCGCCGAGGCGCTCGCGGGCGTGCCGGTGTCGGCGTTCGAGCGCGTTCTGGCGCGCATCGAGCCCACGCCCGGCGTCACCGAGCTGATCGACGCCGTGCACGCGCGCGGCGGTGTCGTCGGCGTCGTGTCGGGCGGGTTCCACGAGATTCTCGACGCGCTCGCGCCGCGCTTGGGCGTGGACGTCTGGCGCGCCAACCGCCTCGAGGTCGATGGCGGGGTGCTCAGCGGTCGGGTGGACGGGACGATAGTGGATGCCGCGGGCAAGGCCGCAGCTCTCCGCGAATGGGCCGCGGATCACGACGTGCCCATGTCGTGCACGCTGGCCATCGGCGACGGAGCGAACGACCTGCAGATGATGGCGGCCGCCGCTCTCGGCCTGGCGTTCAACGCGAAGCCCGCAGTGCGCGCCCAGGCCGACCTGGTCGTCGGCCCGGTCGATCTGTCACAGGTCGTGCCGCTGTTGCCGTCGCCCGCTCGCTGA
- the glgC gene encoding glucose-1-phosphate adenylyltransferase has protein sequence MPAAPKVFGIILAGGEGKRLMPLTADRAKPAVPFGGQYRLIDFAISNLINSGLRQIVVLTQYKSHSLDRHVSQTWRMSALLDSYVATVPAQQRLGKRWFTGSADAILQSLNLLNDEQPDIVIVIGADHVYRMDFRQMLDAHIASGARATVAGIRQPISLADQFGVIDADENGRIQQFLEKPQNPEGLPDAPHEVLASMGNYIFDADALIEAVTDDGEDATSNHDMGGDIVPYFVERGEAGVYDMKHNDVPGSNDRDRAYWRDVGTIDSFFDAHMDLISTLPVFNLYNMAWPIHSQTVNSPPAKFVRDSVGRIGNAIDSIVSLGSVLSGTHLERSVIGPWNLAAGGSTITDSVVFDHVQVGQGARVHRAILDKNVVLADRATVGVDRERDLERGFTVTDSGITVVGKGVRIEA, from the coding sequence ATGCCAGCCGCACCAAAGGTCTTCGGAATCATCCTCGCCGGCGGTGAGGGCAAGCGACTGATGCCGCTGACAGCGGACCGGGCGAAGCCGGCCGTCCCGTTCGGCGGGCAGTATCGGCTCATCGACTTCGCGATCTCGAACCTCATCAATTCGGGCCTGCGACAGATCGTCGTGCTGACGCAGTACAAGTCGCACAGCCTCGACCGGCACGTCTCGCAGACCTGGCGCATGTCGGCGCTGCTCGACTCATACGTGGCGACGGTGCCGGCCCAGCAACGACTGGGCAAGCGGTGGTTCACGGGTTCGGCCGACGCGATCCTGCAGAGCTTGAACCTCCTCAACGACGAGCAGCCCGACATCGTCATCGTCATCGGGGCGGACCACGTGTACCGCATGGACTTCCGTCAGATGCTCGACGCGCACATCGCCTCGGGCGCGCGTGCGACCGTCGCCGGCATCCGTCAGCCCATCTCGCTGGCGGACCAGTTCGGCGTCATCGACGCCGACGAGAACGGGCGCATCCAGCAGTTCCTCGAGAAGCCGCAGAACCCGGAGGGCCTCCCCGACGCTCCGCACGAGGTGCTGGCGTCGATGGGAAACTACATCTTCGACGCCGATGCCCTCATCGAAGCGGTCACTGACGACGGCGAAGACGCCACGAGCAATCACGACATGGGCGGCGACATCGTGCCCTACTTCGTCGAGCGGGGCGAGGCCGGCGTCTACGACATGAAGCACAACGACGTGCCCGGGTCGAACGACCGCGACCGCGCATACTGGCGCGACGTGGGGACGATCGACTCGTTCTTCGACGCGCACATGGACCTCATCTCCACGCTGCCGGTCTTCAACCTCTACAACATGGCGTGGCCGATCCACTCGCAGACCGTGAACTCGCCGCCGGCGAAGTTCGTGCGCGACTCGGTGGGCCGCATCGGCAACGCGATCGACTCCATCGTCTCGCTGGGGTCGGTGCTGTCGGGCACGCACCTCGAGCGCAGCGTCATCGGCCCGTGGAACCTGGCCGCCGGCGGATCGACGATCACCGATTCGGTCGTCTTCGATCACGTGCAAGTCGGTCAGGGCGCGCGCGTGCACCGGGCGATCCTCGACAAGAACGTCGTGCTCGCCGACCGCGCGACCGTGGGAGTGGATCGCGAGCGTGACCTCGAACGTGGCTTCACCGTGACCGATTCGGGCATCACTGTGGTGGGCAAGGGCGTGCGCATCGAGGCGTGA
- the glgA gene encoding glycogen synthase — protein MRVDIVTKEYPPEIYGGAGVHVAELVKAMRQDASAALDVRVRAFGAERDESGTSSYAVPAELAGANPAIQTLGTDLAIVSDVAGADVVHSHTWYANFAGHVASLLHGIPHVITAHSLEPLRPWKAEQLGGGYAVSSFIERSAYASAAAIVAVSDGMRSDILRSYPELDPGKVRVIYNGIDVQEWHPVDDPAVLAKHGIDPSRPSVVFVGRITRQKGLPYFLRAAERLPSDVQLVLCAGAPDTPQIMEEVQGLVRGLQSTREGVVWIEEFLPRHELCTILGQATAFVCPSIYEPLGIVNLEAMACGAAVVATATGGIPEVVVDGVTGRLVPIDQADDGTGTPHDPERFVADLAATLTEVATDPEAAERYGQAGRERAARDFSWATIAEQTAALYAELLAGDK, from the coding sequence ATGCGCGTCGACATCGTGACGAAGGAATACCCGCCGGAGATCTACGGAGGCGCCGGAGTACACGTCGCCGAGCTCGTGAAGGCGATGAGACAGGATGCTTCAGCCGCTCTCGATGTGAGGGTCAGAGCGTTCGGCGCCGAGCGCGACGAGTCCGGCACGAGCTCCTACGCGGTGCCCGCGGAGTTGGCCGGCGCGAACCCCGCGATCCAGACCCTCGGCACGGACCTGGCCATCGTGTCGGACGTGGCCGGAGCCGATGTCGTGCACTCGCACACCTGGTACGCGAACTTCGCCGGGCACGTGGCATCCCTCCTGCACGGCATCCCGCACGTGATCACCGCGCACAGCCTCGAGCCGTTGCGCCCGTGGAAGGCCGAGCAGCTGGGCGGCGGCTACGCGGTCTCGAGCTTCATCGAGCGCTCCGCATACGCGTCGGCCGCGGCCATCGTCGCCGTCTCGGACGGAATGCGCTCTGACATCCTGCGCAGCTATCCCGAGCTCGACCCCGGCAAGGTGCGTGTCATCTACAACGGCATCGACGTGCAGGAGTGGCATCCCGTCGACGATCCCGCGGTGCTTGCCAAGCACGGCATCGATCCTTCGCGTCCGTCGGTGGTGTTCGTCGGGCGGATCACCCGGCAGAAGGGGCTGCCCTATTTCCTGCGCGCCGCAGAGCGCCTGCCCTCCGACGTGCAGCTCGTGCTGTGCGCGGGCGCCCCCGACACTCCGCAGATCATGGAAGAGGTACAGGGGCTCGTCCGCGGGTTGCAGTCCACCCGCGAGGGCGTCGTCTGGATCGAGGAGTTTCTGCCGCGCCACGAGCTGTGCACGATTCTCGGACAGGCGACGGCCTTCGTCTGTCCGTCGATCTACGAGCCGCTGGGCATCGTGAACCTCGAGGCCATGGCGTGCGGAGCGGCCGTCGTGGCCACGGCGACCGGCGGCATCCCCGAGGTGGTCGTCGACGGCGTGACCGGGCGGCTCGTGCCCATCGACCAGGCCGACGATGGCACCGGCACGCCGCACGACCCGGAGCGGTTCGTCGCCGATCTCGCCGCGACGCTCACCGAGGTGGCCACCGATCCGGAGGCCGCAGAACGGTACGGGCAGGCCGGCCGTGAACGCGCTGCGCGTGACTTCAGCTGGGCGACGATCGCCGAGCAGACCGCGGCGCTGTACGCGGAGTTGCTCGCCGGTGACAAGTAG
- a CDS encoding ABC transporter ATP-binding protein, with protein sequence MPQVLEFSDVVVRRNARDIVDHVDWSVTDDQRWVILGANGAGKTTLLQLASTLLHPTSGGVTILDERLGHTDVFELRPRIGFASTAMARRVPPEETVLDVVMTAAYSVVGRWNETYEDIDERRALRVLAEWKLDHLADRTFGTLSEGEQKRVQIARAVMTDPELLLLDEPSASLDLGAREELLQLLGGYAQAPTTPAMVMVTHHVEEIPVGFTHVLLLREGSVVAAGPLASVLTAENLSATFGMPITLTATDGRYAARAASADASDN encoded by the coding sequence ATGCCTCAGGTCCTCGAGTTCTCCGACGTCGTCGTCCGCCGAAACGCCCGGGACATCGTCGATCATGTCGACTGGTCGGTCACCGATGATCAGCGCTGGGTCATTCTCGGTGCCAACGGCGCAGGCAAGACCACACTGCTGCAGCTCGCCTCGACACTGCTGCACCCCACGAGCGGCGGCGTGACGATCCTCGATGAGCGTCTCGGTCACACCGACGTGTTCGAGCTGCGTCCGCGCATCGGTTTCGCGTCGACGGCGATGGCGCGCCGCGTGCCGCCGGAGGAGACAGTGCTCGACGTCGTCATGACGGCCGCATACTCGGTGGTCGGGCGCTGGAACGAGACCTACGAGGACATCGACGAGCGCCGCGCGCTGCGGGTACTGGCGGAGTGGAAGCTCGATCATCTCGCCGACCGGACCTTCGGCACCCTCTCGGAGGGGGAGCAGAAGCGGGTGCAGATCGCCCGCGCGGTGATGACCGACCCCGAACTGCTGCTGCTCGACGAGCCGAGCGCGAGTCTCGATCTGGGCGCCCGCGAAGAGCTGCTGCAACTGCTCGGCGGCTATGCGCAGGCACCGACGACGCCCGCGATGGTCATGGTCACCCACCACGTCGAGGAGATCCCCGTCGGTTTCACGCACGTGCTGCTGTTGCGCGAAGGCTCGGTGGTGGCCGCGGGGCCGCTGGCGAGCGTCCTGACCGCGGAGAATCTCAGCGCGACCTTCGGCATGCCGATCACCCTCACCGCCACCGATGGACGGTACGCCGCACGGGCCGCGTCGGCGGATGCCTCCGACAACTGA
- a CDS encoding type B 50S ribosomal protein L31 has product MKTDIHPDYHAVVFRDLGSGETFLTRSTATSDKTIELDGAEYPVIDVEISSASHPFYTGKQRILDSAGRVEKFNQRFKGFGGAK; this is encoded by the coding sequence ATGAAGACTGACATCCACCCCGACTACCACGCCGTCGTTTTCCGCGACCTCGGTTCGGGCGAGACCTTCCTGACCCGCTCCACCGCGACGAGCGACAAGACCATCGAGCTCGACGGTGCCGAGTACCCGGTCATCGACGTCGAGATCTCTTCGGCGTCGCACCCGTTCTACACGGGCAAGCAGCGCATCCTCGACTCGGCCGGCCGCGTCGAGAAGTTCAACCAGCGCTTCAAGGGCTTCGGCGGCGCCAAGTAG
- a CDS encoding exonuclease domain-containing protein, whose translation MDELPLFIAPEWSTRVGVFDLETTGIDVTQDRVVTAHVGLLDGQGLVLDAHDWIADPGVEIPDAAAAVHGVTTARARAEGRAAAAVVAEVTAALRALFEAGIPIVAYNAPFDFSLLAHEAARHGVEPIATPSPVIDPLVIDKACDRYRRGKRTLTAVAAHYAVMLGDDAHEACADAVAAGRVALALAQRFPDALPATAAELHTQQIGWARDQAESLTAYFVRIGRIDPAEKLDGSWPIR comes from the coding sequence ATGGACGAACTGCCCCTCTTCATCGCACCGGAATGGTCGACGCGGGTGGGGGTGTTCGACCTCGAGACGACGGGCATCGACGTCACACAGGATCGCGTCGTCACCGCGCACGTCGGACTGCTCGACGGTCAGGGGCTCGTGCTCGACGCACACGACTGGATCGCGGATCCCGGTGTGGAGATTCCGGATGCCGCGGCCGCCGTCCACGGCGTGACGACGGCACGCGCACGTGCCGAGGGGCGAGCGGCCGCCGCGGTCGTGGCCGAGGTGACGGCGGCGCTGCGCGCGCTGTTCGAGGCCGGCATCCCGATCGTCGCGTACAACGCCCCGTTCGACTTCTCACTGCTCGCCCACGAGGCGGCGCGTCACGGCGTCGAGCCGATCGCAACACCGTCTCCAGTGATCGACCCGCTCGTCATCGACAAGGCGTGCGATCGCTACCGCCGCGGTAAGCGCACCCTCACCGCGGTCGCTGCCCACTACGCGGTGATGCTCGGCGACGACGCACACGAGGCCTGCGCCGATGCGGTGGCCGCCGGCCGCGTGGCGCTCGCGCTCGCGCAACGCTTTCCCGATGCTCTGCCGGCCACGGCCGCAGAACTGCACACCCAGCAGATCGGGTGGGCGCGCGATCAGGCCGAGAGTCTCACAGCGTACTTTGTGCGCATCGGGCGCATCGATCCCGCCGAGAAGCTCGACGGCAGCTGGCCGATCCGCTGA
- a CDS encoding alpha/beta fold hydrolase has protein sequence MSASSPYARQLAAIPVRRREAEVLGGTTAYWEYGPEDAATTILAVHGFRGEHHGLEPIVAQLPDVRFLSPDLPGFGESAPLPGRTHDLDAYVDWLTAFAAAVAPGAVVLGHSFGSIVASAGVARGLPTPRLVLVNPIGAPALSGPRGVFTRLAVFYYWAGAKLPAGLGEALLRNRLIVRVMSLAMVKTKDAALRRFVHDQHDTYFSRFADRDVLHDAFVTSVSHDVRESAARIRQPTLLIAAQRDDITPIEKERELATLFAEAELVEIPEVGHLIHYETPQAAAEAIRRFLAPTP, from the coding sequence GTGAGTGCATCCAGTCCCTACGCCCGACAGCTCGCGGCGATCCCCGTGCGGCGCCGCGAGGCCGAGGTCCTGGGTGGAACGACCGCCTACTGGGAGTACGGACCGGAGGACGCCGCGACCACGATCCTCGCGGTGCACGGCTTCCGCGGCGAGCATCACGGGCTCGAGCCGATCGTGGCACAGCTGCCCGACGTGCGGTTCCTCTCGCCCGATCTGCCCGGCTTCGGCGAAAGCGCGCCGCTGCCGGGGCGTACGCACGATCTGGACGCGTACGTCGACTGGCTGACGGCCTTCGCCGCGGCGGTCGCGCCCGGCGCCGTGGTGCTCGGACACAGCTTCGGATCGATCGTCGCGTCGGCCGGGGTGGCGCGCGGCCTTCCCACGCCCCGGCTCGTCCTCGTGAACCCGATCGGCGCGCCCGCACTGTCAGGGCCACGCGGCGTGTTCACCCGCCTCGCGGTGTTCTACTACTGGGCGGGTGCGAAGCTGCCGGCGGGGCTGGGGGAGGCACTGCTGCGCAACCGTCTCATCGTGCGCGTGATGAGCCTGGCGATGGTGAAGACGAAGGATGCCGCGCTCCGACGCTTCGTGCACGACCAGCACGACACCTACTTCTCGCGGTTCGCCGACCGCGACGTGCTGCACGACGCGTTCGTGACGAGCGTGTCGCACGACGTGCGCGAGTCGGCCGCCCGCATCAGGCAGCCGACGCTGCTGATCGCCGCGCAGCGCGACGACATCACGCCGATCGAGAAGGAACGGGAGCTGGCGACCCTGTTCGCCGAGGCGGAACTCGTCGAGATCCCCGAGGTCGGGCACCTCATCCACTACGAGACGCCGCAGGCGGCGGCCGAAGCGATCAGGCGGTTTCTCGCGCCAACCCCATGA
- a CDS encoding Lrp/AsnC family transcriptional regulator: protein MAQLDSVDLELLATLSREPRATVVALADALGLSRNTVQARMARLERSGVFLSFERSLSPSAMGFPIEAFISVTVRQAELPQITAELHRVPEVLQAHGLSGEVDLLVRVACRDTQHLFDTDARILAIEGVERTETSLVMGEVIDYRVRPLMGLARETA, encoded by the coding sequence ATGGCCCAACTGGACAGCGTTGACCTTGAGCTTCTGGCGACCCTCTCGCGCGAACCGCGCGCGACCGTCGTCGCGCTGGCCGATGCTCTGGGGCTCAGCCGCAACACCGTCCAGGCCCGCATGGCGCGGCTCGAGCGCTCCGGCGTCTTCCTCTCCTTCGAGCGCTCACTGTCGCCGAGCGCGATGGGCTTTCCCATCGAGGCCTTCATCTCCGTGACCGTGCGTCAGGCCGAGCTGCCGCAGATAACGGCCGAGCTGCACCGCGTTCCCGAGGTGCTGCAGGCGCACGGCCTGTCCGGCGAAGTCGATCTGCTCGTGCGCGTCGCGTGCCGTGACACCCAGCACCTGTTCGACACCGACGCCCGCATCCTCGCGATCGAGGGCGTCGAACGCACCGAGACCTCGTTGGTGATGGGCGAGGTCATCGACTACCGTGTGCGCCCGCTCATGGGGTTGGCGCGAGAAACCGCCTGA
- the pdhA gene encoding pyruvate dehydrogenase (acetyl-transferring) E1 component subunit alpha codes for MTMVHTLNPTADLKTDVDDVARLLTADGERVADRDLDSWIADLDAQALRGLYRDMFLLRRIDAEGMALQRQGQVGLWAPCNGQEATQIGTARVLQPSDFAFPSYRETGVVYARGAQPEGFLRAWRGEAHSSYDPNELGTAVQQIIIGAQTLHAVGYAMGIQRDGVDQVVATWFGDGATSQGDVSEAMVFAASYEAPVVFVCTNNQYAISEPVGVQAKAPIAGRAPAFGIPSMRVDGNDILAVTAAMRWAVDHARSGKGPAFIEAVTYRMGPHTTSDDPTRYREKDEVEAWKRRDPLTRVEAYLRAIGEFDDEVAAQMQHDADELGAAVRSTCLAMTTAPALSILDDVYAEPHAGLDEEKTWFAAYVDGFAEEAGR; via the coding sequence ATGACGATGGTGCACACCCTGAACCCCACAGCCGACCTCAAGACCGACGTCGACGACGTCGCCCGGTTGCTGACCGCCGACGGTGAACGCGTCGCCGACCGTGATCTGGACTCGTGGATCGCCGACCTCGACGCACAAGCTCTGCGCGGCCTCTACCGCGATATGTTCTTGCTGCGTCGCATCGACGCCGAGGGCATGGCCCTGCAGCGGCAGGGACAAGTGGGCCTCTGGGCGCCCTGCAACGGGCAGGAGGCCACCCAGATCGGCACGGCCCGCGTGCTGCAGCCCTCCGACTTCGCCTTCCCCAGCTACCGCGAGACCGGTGTGGTCTACGCTCGCGGTGCGCAGCCCGAGGGATTCCTTCGCGCGTGGCGCGGTGAGGCGCACTCCAGCTACGACCCGAACGAGCTGGGCACCGCCGTACAGCAGATCATCATCGGCGCGCAGACGCTGCACGCTGTCGGCTACGCGATGGGCATTCAGCGCGACGGCGTCGACCAGGTCGTCGCCACCTGGTTCGGCGACGGCGCGACCAGCCAGGGCGACGTCAGTGAGGCCATGGTGTTCGCGGCGTCGTACGAAGCGCCCGTCGTGTTCGTGTGCACGAACAACCAGTACGCGATCAGCGAGCCGGTCGGGGTGCAGGCGAAGGCTCCGATCGCCGGACGCGCGCCGGCCTTCGGCATCCCGAGCATGCGCGTCGACGGCAACGACATCCTGGCCGTGACGGCCGCTATGCGGTGGGCTGTCGACCACGCCCGCAGCGGCAAAGGGCCGGCGTTCATCGAAGCGGTCACCTACCGGATGGGCCCGCACACCACCAGCGACGACCCCACGCGTTATCGGGAGAAGGACGAGGTCGAGGCCTGGAAGCGCCGCGATCCGTTGACGCGCGTCGAGGCGTACCTGCGCGCGATCGGAGAGTTCGACGACGAGGTCGCCGCGCAGATGCAGCACGATGCCGACGAGCTCGGCGCCGCGGTGCGCAGCACGTGCCTGGCGATGACGACGGCCCCGGCCCTCAGCATCCTGGACGACGTCTACGCCGAGCCGCACGCCGGCCTCGATGAGGAGAAGACCTGGTTCGCCGCCTACGTCGACGGCTTCGCCGAGGAGGCCGGGCGATGA
- a CDS encoding alpha-ketoacid dehydrogenase subunit beta: MTQLTMAKALNEGLRRAMADDDKVLVMGEDIGRLGGVFRITDGLQAEFGAQRIVDTPLAESGIMGTAVGLAYRGYRPVVEIQFDGFVYPAFDQIVSNVAKLHYRSQGTVRMPITIRIPWAGGVGAAEHHSESPEAYFVHTSGLRVVAVSNPQDAYTVLRQAIACDDPVVFFEPKRLYHTKGEVDLDRDLADAAPMGLARIARPGKDLTLITYGAQVATAMDAATAAEDEGIDIEVIDLRSLSPIDYKTVTASVRKTGRVVVTHEAAREAGLGAEIIASVTERCFYHLETPPVRVTGWDIPYPPAKLEKHHVPDLDRILDAVDRVLDRPNSMSEVEL, translated from the coding sequence ATGACGCAGCTCACGATGGCGAAGGCCCTCAACGAGGGGCTGCGCCGTGCGATGGCCGATGACGACAAGGTGCTCGTCATGGGCGAAGACATCGGTCGCCTCGGCGGCGTGTTCCGCATCACCGACGGTCTGCAGGCAGAGTTCGGCGCGCAGCGCATCGTCGACACCCCGTTGGCCGAGTCGGGCATCATGGGCACGGCCGTCGGGCTCGCGTACCGCGGGTATCGCCCGGTCGTCGAGATCCAGTTCGACGGATTCGTGTACCCGGCGTTCGACCAGATCGTCTCGAACGTCGCCAAGCTGCACTACCGCTCGCAGGGCACCGTGCGGATGCCGATCACGATTCGCATCCCGTGGGCCGGCGGCGTGGGAGCAGCCGAGCACCATTCCGAGTCACCCGAAGCGTACTTCGTGCACACCTCCGGTCTGCGCGTCGTGGCGGTATCGAACCCGCAGGACGCCTACACCGTTCTGCGCCAGGCGATAGCGTGCGATGACCCCGTGGTGTTCTTCGAGCCCAAGCGGCTGTACCACACCAAGGGCGAGGTCGATCTCGACCGGGATCTCGCCGACGCGGCGCCGATGGGACTGGCGCGCATCGCCCGGCCGGGCAAGGATCTGACGCTCATCACGTACGGTGCGCAGGTGGCGACGGCGATGGATGCCGCGACCGCCGCCGAAGATGAGGGCATCGACATCGAGGTCATCGATCTGCGCTCGCTCTCGCCGATCGACTACAAGACGGTCACCGCCTCGGTGCGCAAGACGGGCCGCGTCGTCGTGACCCATGAGGCCGCGCGCGAGGCGGGGCTGGGCGCGGAGATCATCGCGAGCGTCACCGAACGCTGCTTCTACCACTTGGAGACGCCGCCGGTTCGAGTGACCGGATGGGACATCCCGTATCCGCCCGCGAAGCTCGAGAAGCACCACGTGCCCGACCTGGACCGGATCCTCGATGCGGTCGACCGGGTGCTCGACCGGCCGAACAGCATGTCGGAGGTGGAACTGTAA
- a CDS encoding dihydrolipoamide acetyltransferase family protein has protein sequence MQDFRLPDLGEGLPEAELVQWLVAEGDTVSLNQNIAEVETAKAVVELPSPYAGTVQRLHHAAGDTIDVGDVIVTFALEGETVDAAPAAPAEAGKGEAEAEPEEEKATPNLVGYGAAPRKSARPQRRARAARAGASASADTAVLEAAPHDAIVEQPIEQPVERPRSTPPVRKLAKDLGIDLALVEATGENGLITRGDVEAYAGHTGMADAQAAAAASTTPAPTSDERVTRRPIRGVRKATAEAMVRSAFTAPHVTTFQTVDVTATMELVASLRADRSLEGHRIGVMAVAAKAVCLALGRNPSLNAKWDDAAGEIVEHHYVNLGVAAATERGLIVPVVPDADAMTLVELADAIGELAATARSGKTPPAAMTGGTFSITNFGVFGVEAGTPILNPGEAGILGLGTVAKRPWEHQGEIALRDVMTLSLSFDHRIVDGAEGSRFLVDVASVLEQPGRAMLLR, from the coding sequence ATGCAGGACTTCCGACTTCCCGACCTCGGCGAGGGGCTTCCCGAGGCCGAGCTCGTGCAATGGCTCGTCGCCGAGGGCGACACCGTCAGCCTGAACCAGAACATCGCCGAGGTGGAGACGGCCAAGGCCGTCGTCGAGCTGCCCTCGCCCTATGCCGGCACAGTGCAGAGGCTGCATCACGCCGCCGGCGACACGATCGACGTCGGCGACGTCATCGTGACCTTCGCACTGGAGGGGGAGACGGTGGATGCTGCTCCCGCCGCCCCCGCAGAGGCCGGCAAGGGGGAGGCTGAGGCCGAGCCCGAAGAGGAGAAGGCCACGCCGAACCTCGTGGGGTACGGGGCCGCTCCGCGCAAGAGCGCGCGGCCGCAGCGGCGTGCGCGTGCTGCGCGCGCGGGTGCTTCGGCATCGGCCGACACCGCGGTGCTCGAGGCTGCGCCGCACGATGCGATCGTCGAGCAGCCCATAGAGCAACCGGTCGAGCGGCCCCGCTCCACCCCGCCGGTGCGCAAGCTCGCCAAGGACTTGGGGATCGACCTCGCGCTCGTGGAGGCGACCGGCGAGAACGGCCTGATCACGCGGGGCGATGTCGAGGCGTACGCCGGCCACACCGGCATGGCGGACGCGCAGGCGGCGGCCGCGGCATCCACCACTCCCGCGCCGACGAGCGACGAGCGTGTCACCCGCCGGCCGATTCGCGGGGTGCGCAAGGCGACGGCCGAGGCCATGGTGCGCAGCGCGTTCACGGCGCCGCATGTGACGACCTTCCAGACCGTCGACGTGACCGCGACGATGGAGCTCGTCGCATCGCTGAGGGCCGATCGATCGCTGGAGGGCCACCGCATCGGCGTGATGGCGGTCGCGGCCAAGGCCGTGTGTCTGGCGCTCGGCCGCAACCCGAGTCTCAATGCGAAGTGGGATGACGCGGCCGGCGAGATCGTCGAGCACCACTACGTCAACCTCGGTGTGGCGGCGGCGACCGAGCGGGGGCTCATCGTGCCGGTGGTCCCCGATGCAGACGCCATGACGCTCGTCGAGCTGGCCGACGCGATCGGTGAGCTCGCGGCCACCGCGCGGTCGGGCAAGACGCCACCGGCGGCCATGACCGGGGGCACGTTCTCGATCACGAACTTCGGCGTCTTCGGCGTCGAAGCCGGCACGCCGATCCTCAACCCGGGGGAGGCCGGCATCTTGGGGCTCGGCACCGTGGCCAAGCGGCCCTGGGAGCACCAGGGCGAGATCGCGCTGCGCGACGTCATGACGCTGAGCCTGTCGTTCGACCACCGGATCGTCGACGGTGCCGAGGGGTCGCGGTTCCTGGTCGACGTCGCGAGCGTGCTCGAGCAGCCCGGGAGGGCGATGCTTCTGCGGTGA